The genome window attatattatgcgctcagaaatttgttacattatcgactggggtttccacattattacTATGGGTTTAAAaatacaactagaggttgagaaAAACTCTAGAAAACTCTAATTACTCTGATGCACAATTGCATTGCTTAAAATCAATCAAAGACATCTCTCTTCTTTCAGGACTTTtgttggtaacactttataataagttgccataataaatagcaaactagtcattacctaaccccttgttaatatttgttacttgttactaaaatatctatttggcacaagttaatagtttttcatcattaattaaatattagttgtttgcataaccctaacccaaccctaacacacaaccctaacactaactccaaccctaacacacggccagAACCCTTACactcgaccctaaccctaaccagcgacactctggtcagtgatttttttttattaacttgtgccaaatagatattttattaacaattaacaaatattaacaaagggttaggtaatgactagtttgctatttattatggcaccttattataaagtgttacccttttgttttctgtttatAACAAACTTTTATTCATGACTATAGCTAACATTATGCTTTTGGTTGTTATTGTTGTCTCAACCCATGGGTTTGCAGTGCACTACGAGCTGTAACGTGTGCACTGGAGCAGGCTGCAGTTAATTTACCGGCCAAAGGGGGCagaaattgattttttttattcttacacGTAGACCCTTTAGGCATTGTGCAAAGCATTACAATATCTACCGAATCATCAttctacacatataaatatatcttattttttttctttattaggTTCCTGGACCAAAAATGATCTCATCCAATGCAACAATGAGAAGTGTATGCCGTTGAACCAAAAGCTATCCAGATTGAAAAACATACCCAGGAAATAGCCTAGCAGCTTCTCCTGAAatcaatattgatcaaaatGGCTATTTCAACAAGCAAACTGTTGATATTAACATTGGGACATTTAGTAAACTTCTCTTATCAGTACAGCTTTCAAAATTGCAATGGAGCTAAAAACTCAAATAATCAAACATTTGTTTGCTACAATCGCCACAACATGAACATATCTAGAATTGTGGGTGACCTGCCAGCGTCTGCCTTCAACATCACCATCCCCTTTAATCAAGTCTCCTACATTCCCACAGGGAGCTTTCAACGTTTTTTAAAACTGGAAAATCTTAACTTGGGCCACAACCAATTAAAGTTGATTGACGGGCTGGTTTTCCGGAACCTGCATCACCTTAAGTCCCTCAATTTGTCTCATATCAAAACTCAACAGCTCAGTTTTCCATGACCTTGACAACCTCACTTCTCTGTCACTGGAAAGTAACTCATTGACTGATCTCCCAGAGAGTCTCTTCCTCAGCACCCCTCGCCTGAATACCTTGAACCTAAGAGAAAACCATCTGAACAATTTCTCTGTCATTGCGCAATCCATTTCAGCCCTAAACAATCTGACAAACCTAGATCTTTGCTTTAACAAATTGACATCACTCAGTAATTTAAACATTGTATTGCCTGAAAGCCTCACTTCATTGTATGTATGTGGAAATAAGTTGTCAGTCTTAGCTCGTACGGGTTCATTTCTCATACACATCAAGCGCCTAGATTTATCACACAACTTTGAACTCTCGACTAATGCTTTCAAAGGAGTAAACCTAACACAGATACGCTATTTACGGATGTAGAGTTTTCGAATAAGAACAATGTTAATGCTAAGTATGTGGACTTCTCTGGCTTGGGCTTAACCAACACAAGTCTGATCGACAACCTATGCAAGTTCTTAAGTGAAAGGGTAGTAAACATACAAAGGTAGAGAATGGTACAATGCCTCGACTTTCTTAAAGGACAGAAATACATAAAAACGTTAAACGTAGAGCACAACCACATCGGCCAGCTCTTGTCCTGCAACAATACAAATAAGCTTCCCATAACAAAGCTTAATTTTCGTAACAATCACATGCTTAAGGTCGAAAAGTACGCCTTCGCTCACACACCGAATGTCACCACTCTAAACCTTAACATAAACATCATTGCTGTTTTAGAGCATGATGCTCTCAGAGGGCTTACCCAACTTCAGACTCTCCGTCTGGACAACAACATCTTAACTGATTTGTATAAGGGGACTTTTCAGGATCTATCTAGCCTGAGAATCCTGAATTTACGCAACAACCGTATCGCAGTGATTTTTAAGAGAACTTTCCTGCAACTCGTTGAGCTGTTGGACCTACGTTGGAAAAAATTACTCATTTTGAAGAAGGGGGCCTTGATGGATTGAAAagtttaacacatttctacTTGAATGGAAACAACCTTAAGAAAATAGAGATTGGCCAGATCACTGTATTCCAAAAAACTTTGCAGGTGTTGGATCTACAGAAAAACAAGATTAGTTTCCAACCTGAAACCACCAATTCTCCTTTTGTGAATCTCAGCACCCTCACTTCTCTAAATTTAGATGGACAGCGGCCCTACGGAATTAGCTTGCTGCCTTATGGCCTTTTCCATGGTATAAACACTCTCTGAGACTTCTGTACCTTTCCAACAACCGCATAGCTCACCTCGCTTCTGATGTCTTTGACGATTTGACAGCCCTATATTTCCTCACACTAGATAACTCGGGCAATGGCGTGGTAAAACTTAGGCCAGTGCTCTTTAAAATTTTGAGGAATTTGACAACGCTGAGTGTGGTAAACATGGGGATTCCAAATCTGCCAAAGGATGTTTTTGGAAATCCAGCTACAAATCCTACAATTCAATAAGAATGTGATGCAGAGCATTGATGTTGATGTTTTAGACACCCTCCCTAGGCTCCTATACCTTGACATAACATATATTCCCCTCAGCTGTTCATGCCAAAACAAGCGACTGCAAAATTGGACACTGAATCAGGACAACGTTCAAATGATATACTTGCAGAGTCAGCCATGCCAGGATAGACAAAATGACCTGTTCATACATTTTGATACAAAAGTTTGTTACATTGACATTGAAAAGTACCTATTTCTCACGACTGCtgctgtgttgtttgtgtttagtGTAGTCCCTATACTTTATGTGAAGGTATATTGGAAAATAAAGTATGAGTATTATGTGTTCCGTGCTTGGTTCAGCGAACAGAGGCGCAAACTGAGGGAAGATGAGGAAAACTGTGAATACGACGCATTCATCTCCTATAATTTTTATGACGAACACTGGGTCCTTGAGCAGTTCCTCCCAAACTTGGGAGGGAAAAGGCATCGTGGACAACATTGTGTCCACTGTGTATGGCAGCCGCAAGACTGTTTGCGTCGTGAGCCGGAACTTCCTGCAGAGCGAATGGTGTTCACTGGAGATCCAGCTGGTCAGCTACCGACTCTTAGACGAGCACCGAGACATTCTGCTGCTGGTGTTCCTGGAGCATATCCCCGAGAGCAAGCTGTCCTCATACCACCGCATGAGGACGGTCACGTTGACCAAAACATTTTGGCAATGGCCCGGCTCAGATTGTACCGACCCGGCCCAGGCCCAACTACTCTTCTGGACCCAGCTCAGGAGAGCGCTGAGGACAGGAAGTAgaatggaggatgaggaggaagcagGTGAAAACCAAAGCTCTGAGACGGAAGAAGGCGATCGAACAGCCTCTTCTGTCAATTATACCGCTGAAATCTATAACTTGCCATAATTTTTAATTATCTGCA of Gadus macrocephalus chromosome 11, ASM3116895v1 contains these proteins:
- the LOC132467081 gene encoding LOW QUALITY PROTEIN: leucine-rich repeat-containing protein 15-like (The sequence of the model RefSeq protein was modified relative to this genomic sequence to represent the inferred CDS: inserted 2 bases in 1 codon), encoding MAISTSKLLILTLGHLVNFSYQYSFQNCNGAKNSNNQTFVCYNRHNMNISRIVGDLPASAFNITIPFNQVSYIPTGSFQRFLKLENLNLGHNQLKLIDGLVFRNLHHLKSLNLSXISKLNSSVFHDLDNLTSLSLESNSLTDLPESLFLSTPRLNTLNLRENHLNNFSVIAQSISALNNLTNLDLCFNKLTSLSNLNIVLPESLTSLYVCGNKLSVLARTGSFLIHIKRLDLSHNFELSTNAFKGVNLTQIRYLRM